In Chryseobacterium turcicum, a single window of DNA contains:
- a CDS encoding T9SS type A sorting domain-containing protein: MKKSILFLLLFIFQFSFAQLTENDVKFWVGTGSKKAYLIADFNDSDNPTSYVWGYRFDDANLTMEDLINAIDAADSKVTAEVPSGFLYSFDYNHHTPNTDDYWSTWSGTSSNNMTTNNGVNNDPLVDGKWYGLSYGYGFTPVTTLGPPSTPVPAYNSAWFNSSQIINWIGTGSNKSVVVIDFNTNNSNGNADSFAFGIQYNGTITAEQALQLIDSQVSEFNYTSAASQISALSLNNFSGNATGNHSWKLYKGKDLSSWRGQTNLSQIQLVNNDWFGLSFGTRIPFTPNVTNITLSVSDAVKQNFKIYPNPASNFVIIETQDTIKDINIYSISGQKVINTQNKKINIQSLQSGIYFVEIKTEKSVTTHKIIKK, translated from the coding sequence ATGAAAAAATCAATACTTTTTCTTTTACTATTTATATTTCAATTTTCATTCGCTCAATTAACCGAAAATGACGTGAAATTTTGGGTTGGCACAGGTTCTAAAAAAGCTTATCTAATCGCAGATTTCAATGATTCAGACAATCCGACCTCTTATGTTTGGGGATATAGATTCGATGATGCCAATCTAACCATGGAAGATTTGATTAATGCTATCGACGCTGCAGATTCAAAAGTTACCGCAGAAGTACCAAGCGGATTTTTATATAGTTTTGATTACAACCACCACACTCCAAATACTGATGATTATTGGTCAACCTGGTCAGGAACTTCTTCAAATAACATGACAACAAATAATGGCGTAAATAATGACCCATTAGTTGACGGTAAATGGTACGGTTTATCTTATGGATACGGTTTTACTCCAGTAACAACTTTGGGACCGCCTTCTACGCCAGTTCCTGCCTATAATTCTGCATGGTTTAATTCTTCTCAAATTATTAATTGGATTGGAACAGGAAGTAATAAAAGTGTCGTTGTCATAGATTTCAATACAAATAATTCAAACGGAAACGCTGATTCTTTTGCTTTTGGAATTCAATATAACGGAACGATTACTGCTGAACAAGCTTTGCAATTAATAGATTCTCAAGTGAGCGAATTTAATTACACTTCTGCAGCCAGCCAAATTTCAGCATTATCACTGAATAATTTTTCAGGAAATGCCACAGGAAACCATTCTTGGAAATTATACAAAGGAAAAGACCTTTCAAGCTGGAGAGGGCAAACTAATCTGTCACAAATTCAATTGGTGAATAATGATTGGTTCGGATTAAGCTTCGGAACAAGAATACCTTTTACTCCGAATGTTACCAATATTACTTTAAGCGTTTCTGATGCTGTAAAGCAAAACTTTAAAATCTATCCTAATCCGGCAAGTAATTTTGTGATTATTGAAACTCAGGATACTATTAAAGATATCAATATCTACTCTATTTCCGGACAAAAAGTAATCAATACTCAAAATAAAAAGATTAATATTCAAAGCTTACAATCAGGTATTTATTTTGTTGAAATCAAAACTGAAAAATCAGTAACCACTCATAAGATTATCAAAAAATAA